The following coding sequences are from one Paenarthrobacter ureafaciens window:
- a CDS encoding Gfo/Idh/MocA family protein, with protein MASSPIRTAVAGFGLSGSVFHAPFIDAHPAYRLSMISTSDPGRQALAHTRYPQATVVQTPQDILDAAGHLDLIVLGTPPATHFPLAKAALEAGLDVVVDKPFTVRSAEGEELIDLARTAGRVLTVYQNRRWDGDALTVRKLLDAGTLGSVTRFEVGMERWAPEISKAWKAGATAEDGGGVLFDLGTHVLDLAVQFFGPARVDYAEITARRPQERADDDVFLVLRHESGVVTHVTLNLNSHLHGPRFRILGTDGGFVKFGTDPQEPFLLGGGLPTDADYGVEDSAKHGTLEVNGKRTPVPTERGAYPEFYRLLAEKIDDGGAASVLPPPVDPAGSVEVLKLIEQAREMAV; from the coding sequence ATGGCTTCCTCACCGATCCGTACCGCTGTTGCCGGCTTTGGGTTGTCCGGCAGCGTCTTCCATGCCCCGTTCATTGATGCCCACCCTGCTTATCGGCTGAGCATGATTTCCACGTCGGACCCCGGCCGCCAAGCGCTGGCGCACACGAGGTACCCGCAGGCAACGGTGGTCCAAACACCGCAGGACATCCTCGACGCGGCCGGGCATCTGGACCTCATCGTCCTGGGCACACCGCCCGCAACGCACTTTCCACTCGCGAAAGCAGCGCTGGAAGCCGGCCTCGACGTCGTCGTCGACAAGCCTTTCACGGTGCGCAGCGCCGAAGGCGAGGAACTCATTGACCTTGCCCGCACAGCGGGCCGGGTCCTCACCGTGTACCAGAACCGCCGCTGGGACGGCGACGCGCTCACCGTGCGGAAACTGCTCGACGCCGGGACGCTGGGTTCAGTGACCCGGTTCGAGGTGGGGATGGAGCGCTGGGCCCCGGAGATCTCCAAGGCCTGGAAAGCCGGCGCCACGGCGGAAGACGGGGGAGGCGTCCTGTTCGACCTTGGCACCCATGTCCTGGACCTCGCCGTCCAGTTCTTTGGTCCCGCCCGGGTCGACTACGCGGAGATCACGGCCCGCAGGCCGCAGGAACGGGCGGACGATGACGTTTTCCTGGTCCTCCGCCATGAGTCCGGCGTCGTGACCCACGTGACGCTGAACCTCAACAGCCACCTCCACGGCCCGCGCTTCCGTATCCTGGGCACGGACGGCGGCTTCGTGAAGTTCGGAACCGACCCGCAGGAACCCTTCCTGCTGGGAGGCGGCCTGCCCACGGACGCTGACTACGGCGTCGAAGATTCCGCGAAACACGGAACGCTGGAAGTCAACGGCAAAAGAACTCCTGTTCCCACCGAGCGCGGCGCCTACCCTGAGTTTTACCGCCTGCTTGCGGAGAAGATCGACGACGGCGGTGCGGCCTCCGTGCTTCCCCCGCCGGTGGATCCGGCTGGCTCCGTAGAGGTGCTGAAGTTGATCGAGCAGGCGAGGGAGATGGCCGTTTAG
- a CDS encoding ABC transporter family substrate-binding protein — MKKYTTIGGVALATALMLTACGGGTPSGPASQKAEEAGGDISKLISVNAKEAKDLEQGGTVTLAVGSIGPDFNGFSNVGNSADTSALMTPVNTASINSGGIGGCWKLDFDGKAEPNKDFCEEVKSEVKDGKQTITIKINDKATWNDGTPIDVKTFENTWNMLKGEDTSIDIVSAGAYAFVDSVKAGANDKEVIVTTTQPVYPLEGLFFGLIHPAINTPDIFNKGFAGEMHPEWMAGPFKVENYDTTAKTVTMVPNDKWWGQKPVLEKIVWRQMEPSATIAAFKNGEIDATSGRTLGRYKQLEGTKDSEVRRGQRLFAGGLNLNAKRPALTDVAVRKAIFTAVDRKAIRDVRFNGLNWSEESSGSMMLMPFSEYYQDNYPVKEGGAEQAKKVLTDAGYAPNDKGIMAKDGVPVAFSITNFGDDPTTAATSQTLQKQLQAAGMDVSIDQRGDADFGKVVGGREFDVTISGYTVGPDATDAVKQYYDSATNENGLGDAELDAEIKRLATIADDAERNKAAMEVEKKHMEKYFSMGTVLNGPEIQFVRTGLANYGPSLFKSLSNVPDWTTIGWEKGAKK; from the coding sequence ATGAAGAAGTACACGACGATCGGCGGCGTAGCACTGGCAACAGCGCTGATGCTGACCGCCTGCGGCGGGGGAACGCCGTCGGGTCCGGCCTCCCAGAAGGCCGAAGAAGCAGGCGGCGACATCAGCAAGCTGATCAGCGTCAACGCCAAGGAAGCCAAGGACCTGGAGCAGGGCGGCACGGTCACCCTGGCCGTGGGCAGCATCGGCCCGGATTTCAACGGCTTCTCCAACGTGGGCAACAGCGCGGACACGTCCGCACTCATGACCCCGGTGAACACGGCCTCCATTAACAGTGGCGGCATCGGCGGTTGCTGGAAGCTCGACTTCGACGGCAAGGCAGAGCCGAACAAGGACTTCTGCGAAGAGGTCAAGAGCGAAGTCAAGGATGGCAAGCAGACCATCACCATCAAGATCAACGACAAGGCTACGTGGAACGACGGCACGCCGATCGACGTCAAGACGTTCGAGAACACGTGGAACATGCTCAAGGGCGAGGACACGTCGATCGACATCGTAAGCGCCGGTGCTTATGCGTTTGTTGACTCGGTCAAGGCCGGAGCCAATGACAAGGAAGTCATCGTCACCACCACCCAGCCGGTCTACCCGCTGGAAGGCCTGTTCTTCGGCCTGATCCACCCGGCCATCAACACCCCGGACATCTTCAACAAGGGCTTCGCCGGTGAGATGCACCCCGAGTGGATGGCCGGCCCGTTCAAGGTTGAAAACTACGACACCACCGCCAAGACCGTCACCATGGTTCCGAACGACAAGTGGTGGGGCCAGAAGCCTGTTCTCGAGAAGATCGTTTGGCGCCAGATGGAACCCAGCGCCACCATCGCAGCTTTCAAGAACGGCGAAATCGACGCAACCAGCGGCCGTACCCTCGGCCGTTACAAGCAGCTCGAAGGCACCAAGGATTCCGAGGTCCGCCGTGGCCAGCGCCTCTTCGCAGGTGGCCTGAACCTCAACGCCAAGCGTCCGGCCCTCACCGACGTCGCAGTACGCAAGGCGATCTTCACCGCCGTCGACCGCAAGGCCATCCGCGATGTCCGCTTCAACGGCCTGAACTGGTCCGAAGAGAGCTCGGGCTCCATGATGCTCATGCCGTTCTCCGAGTACTACCAGGACAACTACCCCGTGAAGGAAGGCGGCGCCGAGCAGGCCAAGAAGGTCCTGACCGACGCCGGTTACGCCCCGAACGACAAGGGCATCATGGCCAAGGACGGCGTCCCGGTTGCCTTCAGCATCACCAACTTCGGTGACGATCCCACCACCGCCGCCACTTCGCAGACCCTGCAGAAGCAGCTCCAGGCTGCGGGCATGGACGTTTCCATCGACCAGCGCGGTGACGCCGACTTCGGCAAGGTTGTTGGCGGTCGCGAGTTCGATGTGACCATCTCCGGCTACACCGTTGGCCCGGATGCCACGGACGCAGTCAAGCAGTACTACGACTCAGCCACCAACGAGAACGGTCTGGGCGACGCCGAGCTGGACGCCGAAATCAAGCGTCTTGCAACCATTGCCGACGACGCCGAGCGCAACAAGGCCGCCATGGAGGTAGAGAAGAAGCACATGGAGAAGTACTTCTCCATGGGTACCGTCCTGAACGGCCCGGAGATCCAGTTCGTTCGTACGGGCCTGGCCAACTACGGTCCGTCCCTGTTCAAGAGCCTGTCCAACGTTCCGGACTGGACCACCATCGGTTGGGAAAAGGGCGCCAAGAAGTAA
- a CDS encoding ABC transporter ATP-binding protein: MSTNISQSPAERLHDAGLYAPGDAVLSVRDLNVRFNSENGVVHAVRGVDFDLMPGKTLGIVGESGSGKSVTSMAIMGLLPETADITGSVRFKGKELLGLSDKAMCKHRGNDIAMVFQDPLSSLTPVYTVGNQIIEALTVHNPTMSKQAKEARAVELLRMVGIPSPKDRLKAFPHEFSGGMRQRVMIAIAIANDPRVLIADEPTTALDVTIQAQVLEVLHTAQEETGAAVVMITHDLGVVAGMADDIMVMYAGKPVETGTVEDIYYNPRMPYTLGLLGAVPRVDTATKQSLVPIEGTPPNLTLPVTGCSFAPRCPLASEECLDGEPTLWPVTAPDGAVVQGHQAACIKSEKLAGDADAHRIFKAPPLPVSKFDGVPRVEREKVLELKDVKKHFPLLKGALIKRRIGTVKAVDGLSFDIREGECLSIVGESGCGKTTTLLEIMEFHPEQTGEVVIGGVSNKSATDNKTKMAMRKEMQMVFQDPTGALDPRFTVYEVLAEPLENLGMPKAAVKKRIMELMRLVGLQPDHVNRFPNQFSGGQRQRIGIARALAVNPKLVVLDEPVSALDVSVQAGVINLLDQLRAELGLSYLMVAHDLSVVRHISNRVAVMYLGKIVETGDVDDVFDNPRHPYTRALLSAIPVPDPEVERTRERIILEGDLPSPLDAPKGCNFATRCPVFAALPPSKQEKCLNLEPPLASEGQQEFACFFPDGEIDADMLVVHA, translated from the coding sequence GTCCGCGACCTGAACGTCCGCTTCAACTCGGAAAACGGTGTTGTCCACGCTGTCCGCGGCGTTGATTTCGACCTGATGCCCGGCAAGACCCTGGGCATCGTGGGCGAATCCGGTTCGGGCAAGTCCGTCACCTCCATGGCGATCATGGGCCTCCTGCCGGAAACGGCGGACATCACCGGGTCAGTCCGATTCAAAGGCAAGGAACTCCTGGGCCTGAGCGACAAAGCCATGTGCAAGCACCGCGGCAATGACATCGCTATGGTGTTCCAGGATCCGCTCTCCTCGCTGACGCCCGTCTACACGGTCGGCAACCAGATCATCGAGGCGCTCACGGTCCACAACCCCACCATGAGCAAACAGGCCAAAGAAGCCCGCGCCGTCGAACTTTTGCGGATGGTGGGCATCCCGAGTCCCAAGGACCGGCTCAAAGCCTTCCCGCACGAATTCTCGGGCGGTATGCGCCAGCGCGTCATGATCGCCATTGCGATCGCCAACGATCCGCGGGTGCTCATCGCCGATGAACCCACGACGGCGTTGGACGTCACCATTCAGGCGCAGGTGCTGGAAGTCCTTCACACCGCGCAAGAGGAAACCGGGGCCGCCGTCGTCATGATCACGCACGACCTCGGCGTCGTAGCGGGCATGGCCGACGACATCATGGTCATGTACGCGGGTAAGCCGGTGGAAACCGGCACCGTGGAGGACATCTACTACAACCCCCGGATGCCCTACACGCTGGGTCTCCTGGGGGCAGTGCCCCGGGTGGATACCGCCACCAAACAGTCGCTGGTGCCCATCGAAGGGACGCCGCCCAACCTCACGTTGCCCGTCACCGGTTGCTCCTTCGCCCCCCGCTGCCCGCTGGCCAGCGAGGAATGCCTGGATGGCGAGCCAACCCTGTGGCCGGTGACGGCGCCCGATGGCGCAGTTGTCCAGGGCCACCAGGCAGCCTGCATCAAGTCGGAGAAACTGGCCGGAGACGCCGACGCGCACCGCATCTTCAAGGCGCCCCCGCTTCCGGTATCGAAGTTCGACGGCGTTCCCCGCGTCGAGCGGGAAAAGGTCCTGGAACTCAAGGACGTCAAAAAGCACTTCCCGCTGCTCAAAGGTGCCCTCATCAAGCGCCGGATCGGCACGGTCAAAGCCGTGGACGGCTTGAGCTTCGACATCCGCGAAGGTGAATGTCTCTCTATCGTGGGGGAATCGGGCTGCGGCAAGACCACCACCCTCCTGGAAATCATGGAGTTCCACCCCGAGCAAACGGGCGAGGTGGTGATCGGCGGCGTCAGCAACAAGTCCGCCACGGACAACAAGACCAAGATGGCCATGCGCAAGGAAATGCAGATGGTCTTCCAGGATCCCACCGGAGCCCTGGATCCGCGGTTCACCGTGTACGAGGTGCTGGCCGAACCGCTCGAGAACCTGGGCATGCCCAAGGCGGCGGTCAAGAAACGGATCATGGAACTCATGCGCCTGGTGGGGCTGCAACCGGACCACGTGAACCGGTTCCCCAACCAGTTCTCCGGTGGCCAGCGGCAGCGCATCGGCATCGCCCGGGCGCTCGCGGTCAATCCGAAGCTCGTTGTCCTGGACGAGCCGGTGTCCGCGCTGGATGTCTCCGTGCAAGCCGGCGTGATCAACCTCCTGGACCAGCTCCGCGCCGAACTCGGCCTGAGCTACCTGATGGTGGCACACGATCTCTCCGTGGTCCGGCACATCTCCAACCGGGTGGCCGTCATGTACTTGGGGAAGATCGTGGAGACCGGCGACGTGGACGACGTCTTCGACAACCCCCGGCACCCGTACACAAGGGCCCTGCTGTCCGCGATTCCCGTGCCGGATCCGGAAGTGGAACGCACCCGCGAACGCATCATCCTCGAAGGTGACCTGCCCAGCCCCCTGGACGCCCCCAAGGGATGTAATTTTGCGACTCGCTGCCCCGTATTTGCAGCGCTTCCACCGTCCAAACAGGAGAAGTGCCTTAATCTGGAGCCGCCCTTGGCCTCAGAAGGGCAACAGGAGTTTGCATGCTTCTTCCCGGATGGAGAAATAGATGCCGACATGCTGGTGGTGCATGCCTGA